A single window of Desulfovibrio sp. G11 DNA harbors:
- a CDS encoding lytic murein transglycosylase, translating into MTITLAGKASLATFRTVSLICCLVCGMLVAACGGAHTQPVSEPESAGPAHGVVPGKVAGHDLPATGEAVTGRSGGGDLSPVRPGLQAQPELPDNENVSEAGTSAMAPVWLPLAMRLAADGLSGPRVDALLGTLASTPSQSPMGRKMLELYKSRFMPRPPSAKPTSTTYYKGVVTEQNARLCRAFIAEHKQAFSQAQARYGVPSSVAVSLLFVETRLGKVLADVPENALYTLASMAVSRDPSQIDQWLPRMPGYEEHMDWLQETMPKRADWAYKEVRALVRHILQDDLDPQYLPSSIYGAVGLCQFMPSNIAAYGADGDDDGKVDLFHVPDAVASLSNYLVRHGWKPGISRAQQHKVLMTYNRSTVYANTILALADLVQKSEAAAGKAAARGRPEKALLPAKAARPALPV; encoded by the coding sequence ATGACCATAACGCTGGCCGGAAAAGCTTCTTTAGCCACGTTCAGAACGGTCAGCCTGATATGCTGTCTGGTCTGCGGCATGCTCGTGGCCGCCTGCGGCGGCGCGCATACCCAGCCGGTTTCAGAACCTGAAAGCGCCGGTCCGGCCCATGGGGTCGTTCCGGGCAAGGTTGCCGGCCACGATTTGCCCGCAACGGGCGAAGCGGTAACTGGCCGGAGCGGCGGGGGAGATCTCTCCCCCGTTCGTCCCGGCCTCCAGGCGCAGCCCGAACTACCCGACAACGAAAATGTCTCGGAGGCGGGTACGTCTGCCATGGCCCCGGTCTGGCTGCCGCTGGCCATGCGGCTTGCCGCCGATGGGCTTTCCGGACCGCGGGTAGACGCCCTGCTGGGTACGCTGGCCTCTACGCCCAGTCAGTCACCTATGGGCCGCAAAATGCTCGAGCTTTACAAAAGCCGTTTCATGCCCCGGCCTCCTTCCGCCAAGCCCACGTCCACAACCTACTACAAAGGGGTCGTAACGGAACAGAATGCCCGCTTGTGCCGCGCGTTCATTGCCGAGCATAAACAGGCGTTCAGTCAGGCCCAGGCCCGCTACGGAGTCCCTTCGTCCGTGGCAGTGTCTCTGCTTTTTGTGGAAACGCGCCTTGGCAAGGTGCTGGCTGATGTGCCGGAAAACGCCCTTTACACCCTGGCTAGTATGGCCGTGAGCCGTGATCCTTCGCAAATCGATCAATGGCTGCCGCGTATGCCGGGCTATGAAGAACACATGGACTGGCTGCAGGAAACCATGCCGAAACGTGCCGACTGGGCCTATAAAGAAGTACGGGCTCTTGTGCGCCATATCCTGCAGGATGATCTTGATCCCCAGTACCTGCCCAGCTCCATTTATGGGGCGGTCGGCCTGTGTCAGTTCATGCCCTCCAATATCGCGGCGTATGGAGCGGACGGTGACGATGACGGCAAGGTTGACCTGTTTCATGTGCCGGATGCTGTGGCAAGCCTGTCCAACTATCTGGTACGGCATGGCTGGAAGCCCGGCATAAGCCGCGCGCAGCAGCACAAGGTGCTCATGACCTATAACCGGTCCACGGTCTATGCCAATACCATTCTTGCCCTGGCCGATCTCGTGCAAAAGTCCGAAGCTGCGGCAGGCAAGGCCGCTGCACGGGGGCGGCCGGAAAAAGCGCTGCTTCCGGCAAAGGCGGCAAGGCCCGCCCTTCCGGTGTGA
- a CDS encoding LexA family transcriptional regulator: protein MMRLVRIMEFKIMPAFAEIYERIKLATNSRTQVELAEVLDIRQSSISDAKRRNSVPGDWFMKLFEKFGLNPDWLKQGIGPMYLRTEQGYMPQDAPAALAENAAHYGDTLARGSVVSVYHMNCDYDDEQPRPSLEVAGKISLPHSYMKDSLAVLRMRGTNMTPTIMSDAHLGVDTMDRDVISGRVYALFAPNEGVILRRLFLNSAQDGYVLRSDSANFPETTLTPDLLTRRLLGRVVWVFQDL from the coding sequence ATGATGCGGCTTGTCCGCATTATGGAGTTCAAGATCATGCCTGCCTTTGCAGAAATATACGAACGTATCAAACTGGCGACAAACAGCCGCACTCAGGTGGAATTGGCCGAGGTGCTGGATATACGCCAGTCGAGCATCTCAGATGCCAAGCGCCGCAATTCCGTTCCCGGCGACTGGTTTATGAAGCTGTTTGAGAAGTTCGGGCTTAATCCCGACTGGCTCAAGCAGGGCATAGGGCCCATGTACCTGCGTACCGAGCAGGGGTACATGCCGCAGGATGCGCCTGCGGCGCTTGCGGAAAACGCCGCCCACTACGGCGATACTCTTGCAAGGGGATCTGTGGTTTCTGTTTATCACATGAATTGCGATTATGATGACGAGCAGCCACGCCCGTCCCTTGAAGTGGCGGGAAAAATTTCCCTGCCGCATTCTTATATGAAAGACAGCCTTGCTGTCCTGCGCATGCGTGGAACCAACATGACCCCCACTATTATGTCCGACGCACACCTTGGTGTGGACACTATGGACAGGGACGTGATTTCCGGCCGCGTGTATGCACTTTTTGCGCCCAACGAAGGCGTGATTCTTCGTCGTCTGTTCCTGAACAGCGCGCAGGACGGGTATGTGCTGCGTTCTGATTCTGCGAACTTCCCCGAAACAACACTCACACCCGACCTGCTGACCAGACGTTTGCTGGGCCGGGTGGTGTGGGTATTTCAGGACTTATAA